Proteins from a genomic interval of Anolis sagrei isolate rAnoSag1 chromosome 1, rAnoSag1.mat, whole genome shotgun sequence:
- the LOC132772346 gene encoding membrane-spanning 4-domains subfamily A member 8-like isoform X1, whose translation MRHIFNQPRWEFDNKYSTDRKYYLSEGIHLLNMASGTVVHIPFNGANTYQAGQGFPDTGTDIHQLGQQFGSPSNSPEQNPQPGPLEKLAKVELKTLGAVQIMIGLIHFGFGAVSFGWLMAFGGLFFIASGSLSVAVEKRLTLGLVQCSVGMNLISAIISLIGTIFYIVGLIAVNRYVHSNYSHRDNFEFTMIQYVTTGIYILLLLFILLEFCITVSAIHFGCQATCCKSDPEAVVYVPCTIGGDTMMLPEIHPSAPPIYESLEPCFKGNEE comes from the exons ATTACTTATCTGAGGGAATACATCTGTTAAACATGGCTAGTGGAACAGTAGTGCACATTCCCTTTAATGGTGCCAACACATATCAAGCAGGCCAGGGATTTCCTGATACAGGTACTGATATACATCAACTAGGGCAGCAGTTTGGAAGCCCCAGCAACTCACCTGAGCAGAATCCTCAACCGGGACCTCTAGAGAAACTTGCCAAAGTGGAGCTCAAGACTTTGGGG GCTGTCCAGATCATGATTGGATTAATACATTTTGGATTTGGGGCTGTTAGTTTTGGATGGCTCATGGCCTTTGGAGGACTTTTT TTTATTGCTTCCGGATCGCTATCTGTGGCAGTTGAGAAACGTCTGACACTTGGATTG GTGCAATGTAGTGTGGGGATGAACTTGATAAGCGCCATAATATCATTGATTGGCACTATTTTCTATATAGTAGGTTTGATTGCAGTTAATCGCTACGTCCATTCAAATTACTCTCATCGAGATAACTTTGAATTCACAATG ATTCAGTATGTCACAACTGGAATCTATATCTTGCTCCTCTTGTTCATTTTGTTGGAGTTCTGCATCACTGTTTCTGCAATACACTTTGGGTGCCAGGCAACCTGCTGTAAAAGTGACCCG GAGGCTGTGGTTTATGTGCCATGCACTATCGGTGGGGATACGATGATGCTTCCTGAAATCCATCCTTCTGCTCCTCCAATTTATGAGTCTCTGGAGCCTTGTTTCAAGGGGAATGAAGAATAA
- the LOC132772346 gene encoding membrane-spanning 4-domains subfamily A member 15-like isoform X2 codes for MRHIFNQPRWEFDNKYSTDRKYYLSEGIHLLNMASGTVVHIPFNGANTYQAGQGFPDTGTDIHQLGQQFGSPSNSPEQNPQPGPLEKLAKVELKTLGAVQIMIGLIHFGFGAVSFGWLMAFGGLFFIASGSLSVAVEKRLTLGLIQYVTTGIYILLLLFILLEFCITVSAIHFGCQATCCKSDPEAVVYVPCTIGGDTMMLPEIHPSAPPIYESLEPCFKGNEE; via the exons ATTACTTATCTGAGGGAATACATCTGTTAAACATGGCTAGTGGAACAGTAGTGCACATTCCCTTTAATGGTGCCAACACATATCAAGCAGGCCAGGGATTTCCTGATACAGGTACTGATATACATCAACTAGGGCAGCAGTTTGGAAGCCCCAGCAACTCACCTGAGCAGAATCCTCAACCGGGACCTCTAGAGAAACTTGCCAAAGTGGAGCTCAAGACTTTGGGG GCTGTCCAGATCATGATTGGATTAATACATTTTGGATTTGGGGCTGTTAGTTTTGGATGGCTCATGGCCTTTGGAGGACTTTTT TTTATTGCTTCCGGATCGCTATCTGTGGCAGTTGAGAAACGTCTGACACTTGGATTG ATTCAGTATGTCACAACTGGAATCTATATCTTGCTCCTCTTGTTCATTTTGTTGGAGTTCTGCATCACTGTTTCTGCAATACACTTTGGGTGCCAGGCAACCTGCTGTAAAAGTGACCCG GAGGCTGTGGTTTATGTGCCATGCACTATCGGTGGGGATACGATGATGCTTCCTGAAATCCATCCTTCTGCTCCTCCAATTTATGAGTCTCTGGAGCCTTGTTTCAAGGGGAATGAAGAATAA
- the LOC132761893 gene encoding membrane-spanning 4-domains subfamily A member 12-like — MTTGPQRMNNGIVVFIPPNGDNVIPTGQGFPVTAISAPGTVQDPQFANQPLGNNQFQQNRPLGTLEKFLKVEAKTLAAIQIVIGFIHIGFGAVSAMVLYPYSNLSTLGGYPFWGGLFFIASGAISVYTAKKLNKNLVKCNMGMNLTSAIMASIGMVLFIVQLTINSTHYYGQDSLHAVGTGLCVMLFLFTLLEFCFAASEAHLRCEETYNTYDRTMAFVPYSIIENNVTPSPPAYDQVVLSPNGEVPSQEAS; from the exons ATGACAACAGGTCCACAGAGAATGAACAATGGGATAGTGGTCTTTATTCCTCCAAATGGAGATAATGTAATCCCAACAGGCCAAGGTTTCCCTGTCACTGCCATTTCAGCACCAGGTACAGTACAAGACCCTCAATTTGCAAATCAGCCACTTGGAAACAACCAGTTCCAGCAAAATCGGCCACTGGGAACATTGGAGAAATTCCTAAAAGTTGAGGCCAAGACTCTGGCA GCTATCCAGATTGTGATTGGATTCATCCACATTGGCTTTGGGGCGGTCTCAGCTATGGTTCTCTATCCCTATAGCAACTTGTCTACTCTTGGAGGTTATCCATTCTGGGGTGGATTGTTT TTCATTGCTTCTGGAGCCATTTCTGTGTATACTGCAAAGAAATTGAACAAGAATTTG GTAAAGTGTAATATGGGAATGAATCTTACCAGCGCTATCATGGCATCAATTGGAATGGTTCTGTTTATAGTTCAGCTGACTATAAATTCTACTCATTATTATGGTCAAGATTCTTTACAT GCTGTAGGTACTGGTCTCTGTGTCATGCTCTTCCTGTTTACCTTGCTGGAGTTCTGCTTTGCTGCTTCAGAAGCACATCTCAGATGTGAGGAAACCTATAATACGTATGATAGG ACAATGGCTTTTGTGCCCTACTCTATAATTGAGAATAATGTGACTCCCAGTCCACCAGCATATGATCAGGTGGTGCTTTCTCCCAATGGAGAAGTTCCAAGTCAAGAAGCTTCATAA